In Papio anubis isolate 15944 chromosome 17, Panubis1.0, whole genome shotgun sequence, the following are encoded in one genomic region:
- the CD300E gene encoding CMRF35-like molecule 2 isoform X1 codes for MRENTKKTWTSRKWMTQALLHILGFQLGPRFAEDGSQGDRTMWLLPALLLLCFSGCLSLTGPDSVTGTVGGSLRVWCQYESTYKGYNKYWCRGQYDTSCESIVETKGEEKVERNGHVSIRDHPEALAFTVTMQNLNEDDAGSYWCKIQTVWILDSWSRDPSALVRVYVSPATKTPRTTTRPATTPIFLVVNPGRNLSTGEVLTKNSGFRLSSLHFLLVVLLKLPLLLSMLGAIFWVNRPQRAPAGR; via the exons atgagagagaacacaaagaagactTGGACAAGTAGAAAGTGGATGACCCAGGCTCTGTTACACATACTTGGATTCCAACTGGGACCTAGATTTGCTGAGGACGGCAGCCAGGGAGACAGGACCATGTGGCTGCTCCCAGCTCTACTCCTTCTCTGCTTCTCAG GCTGTTTGTCTCTGACGGGCCCCGACTCTGTGACTGGCACCGTGGGGGGCTCTCTGAGAGTGTGGTGTCAGTATGAGAGCACGTACAAGGGATATAACAAATACTGGTGCCGAGGACAGTATGACACATCATGTGAGAGCATTGTGGAGAccaagggagaagagaaggtggAGAGGAATGGCCACGTGTCCATCAGAGACCATCCGGAGGCTCTTGCCTTCACTGTGACCATGCAGAACCTCAATGAAGATGATGCTGGATCTTACTGGTGCAAAATTCAGACAGTGTGGATCCTGGATTCATGGTCACGTGATCCCTCGGCCCTGGTTAGGGTGTATGTTTCCCCAG CAACCAAAACCCCAAGAACGACCACACGTCCAGCCACAACTCCCATCTTCCTGGTGGTGAACCCTGGGCGAAACCTCAGCACCGGGGAGGTGTTGACCAAAAATTCAGG GTTCCGGCTCagcagccttcacttcctgctcGTGGTCCTTCTGAAGCTGCCCCTGCTCCTGAGCATGCTGGGTGCTATCTTCTGGGTGAACAGGCCTCAGCGGGCTCCTGCTGGGAGATAG
- the CD300E gene encoding CMRF35-like molecule 2 isoform X2 yields the protein MMQPRYCAAQRQRIDSARAGFAGKLYRHLEGYVEASGCLSLTGPDSVTGTVGGSLRVWCQYESTYKGYNKYWCRGQYDTSCESIVETKGEEKVERNGHVSIRDHPEALAFTVTMQNLNEDDAGSYWCKIQTVWILDSWSRDPSALVRVYVSPATKTPRTTTRPATTPIFLVVNPGRNLSTGEVLTKNSGFRLSSLHFLLVVLLKLPLLLSMLGAIFWVNRPQRAPAGR from the exons ATGATGCAACCCAGGTACTGTGCCGCACAGAGGCAGCGCATCGACTCTGCCAGAGCCGGCTTCGCGGGGAAGCTTTACCGGCATCTTGAAGGATATGTAGAGGCTTCAG GCTGTTTGTCTCTGACGGGCCCCGACTCTGTGACTGGCACCGTGGGGGGCTCTCTGAGAGTGTGGTGTCAGTATGAGAGCACGTACAAGGGATATAACAAATACTGGTGCCGAGGACAGTATGACACATCATGTGAGAGCATTGTGGAGAccaagggagaagagaaggtggAGAGGAATGGCCACGTGTCCATCAGAGACCATCCGGAGGCTCTTGCCTTCACTGTGACCATGCAGAACCTCAATGAAGATGATGCTGGATCTTACTGGTGCAAAATTCAGACAGTGTGGATCCTGGATTCATGGTCACGTGATCCCTCGGCCCTGGTTAGGGTGTATGTTTCCCCAG CAACCAAAACCCCAAGAACGACCACACGTCCAGCCACAACTCCCATCTTCCTGGTGGTGAACCCTGGGCGAAACCTCAGCACCGGGGAGGTGTTGACCAAAAATTCAGG GTTCCGGCTCagcagccttcacttcctgctcGTGGTCCTTCTGAAGCTGCCCCTGCTCCTGAGCATGCTGGGTGCTATCTTCTGGGTGAACAGGCCTCAGCGGGCTCCTGCTGGGAGATAG